GCAGGAGGTGATCCGCCTGCTGCGCGACCAGGCGCGGGTGCTGGAGTACAAGATCGCCCATGCCGACACGGCCCTGCAGGCCGACCGCGACAAGGCCTGGCGCGAGGTGGAGGCGCTCAAGCGCAGCCGCGCGCCGCAGTACGAGATCCAGGCGGCCGAGCGCGCGCTGGCCCAGCTGCCGGCCACCTCGGCGCAGGCCATGGCCCAGTGGAAGACCGAGCGCGACGACCTGCTGGCCCGCGCCCGCCCGTTGGGCGGCATGCCCGAGCATGCGGCCCAGTTCGATGGCAACCCGGACGGCACGCCGGCCGAGCAGGCCCGCTACGACGCCTCACGGCGCAACTTCCTGGCCCTGGTGTTCTGCCTGATGGTGGGCACGGCCGGGCTGCCGCACATCCTGATGCGCTTCTACACCACGCCCTCGGTGCGGGAGGCGCGCGCTTCGGTGGGCTGGTCGCTGCTGTTCATCGTGCTGCTCTACATGACCGCGCCGGCGCTGGCCGTGCTGATCAAGTACCAGATCTTCACCCATGTGGTGGGCACCCGCTTCGACGCCCTGCCGGCCTGGATCGCCAACTGGAGTCGGGTGGACCCGAGCCTGCTGTCGGTCAGCGACATCAACCACGATGGCGTGCTGCAACTGGGTGAGCTGCACATCGGCAGCGACATCCTGGTGCTGGCCATGCCCGAGATCGCCGGTCTGCCCTATGTGCTGACCGGCCTGGTGGCGGCCGGTGGGCTGGCCGCGGCCCTGTCCACCGCCGATGGCCTGCTGCTGACCATCTCCAACGCGCTGTCGCACGATTTCTACTACCGCATGGTCTCTCCGCGGGCCATCAGCTCGCGCCGGGTGATGCTGTCCAAGCTGCTGCTGCTGCTGGTGGCGCTGTGCGCGGCCTGGGTGGCCTCGCAGAAGCCGGCCAACATCCTGTTCCTGGTGTCGGCGGCCTTCTCGCTGGCGGCGTCGGCCTTCTTCCCGGCCCTGGTGCTCGGGGTGTTCTGGAAACGGGCCAACCGCTGGGGCGCGGTGGCCGGCATGCTCAGCGGCCTGGGGGTGACCTTCTGGTACATGGTCACCACCCACCCCTGGCTGCGCGGATTGTTCGGCATCCGGTCGCCGGTTCAGCTCTGGTGGGACATCGACCCCATCTCCGCGGGCGTCTTCGGCGTGCCGGTGGGCTTCGCGGGCATCATCCTCGTGAGCCTGCTGACCCCGCCGCCACCGCCCGAGGTGCGCGAGTTCGTCGAGCGCCTGCGTTATCCGCGCTACGACTGAACCGCTTCAGGGCAGGTCCAGGAAGGCCTGCAGATGGCGCGCGAGCGCATCGGGCTGGTCGTGGTGCAGCATGTGGCTGGCGCCGGCCAGGGTGTGGCGTTCCAGCCAGCCCACCACCGCCAGCCGGGCCTCGAACTCCTCGCGCGGGAAGCGGTCGCCCCACCAGCGGCTGGTCTCCGACTCGGCCCCTTCCACCCACAGCACCGGGGCGGTGATGCGGGCCCAGCAGGCCAGCACCTCTTCCACCCGGTAGACCAGGGGGTTGATGTTCTTGTGGGCCTCGTCGGCCAGGATGTGCCACTGGCCATCGCTGCCGGGTTCGGCCCACTGGTGGGCCAGCCACAGGGCGCGCTCGTCGGGCAGACGGGGGTTGTTCTCCTGCAGCCGGGCCTTCACGCCGGTGACGCCGGCAAAGGTGCGCAAGGGCCGCGGGTGGCGCAGGTGGTTGAGCCAGCGCGCCATGCGGCTGGGGGCTTCCGAGGCCTCGGCCCGCGGCAGGCCGAAGCCTTCCAGGTTGACCAGGCGGCGCACCCGGGCCGGCTGCACCCCGGCGTAGTTCATCACGATGTTGCCGCCCATGCTGTGCCCCAGCAGGTCCACCGGCCTCTTGCCGTCCAGGCCCAGGGCTTCGCAGCAGAGCAGGGCGTCCAGGTCGGCCAGGTAGTCGGGGAACCAGTAGGCGTCCGTGGCCGGCCCGCGGGTGCGACCGAAGCCGCGCCAGTCCATGGCCAGGATGTAGCGGTTCTCGCCCTCGTGGTCGGCCATCGCGTCCACCAGGAACTGGAAGGAGGCCCCGATGTCCATGAAGCCATGGCACAGCAGCAGCGGCGGGCGCTGGGCTGTCACCAGGCTGGGGTCGCCCCATTGGCTGATGTGGTACTCCAGGCCGCGGATGTTCACCCAGCGGTGGCTGGGGGCGCGGCGGGGTTGGTACATGGGCGCGGGCTTGGGCGCGGCGGCGGCGCTGGGGTCGGCGGGCGTCATGCGGCAAATGTAGGGCCAGGGGACCCCTAGGGACATCCCCAGGTCGATGACAGAATCGCCGCATCATGACCCAGATCCATGTTTTGCGCGCGGCCGAACCGCGCGACGTGCCCGCCATCGTCGGCCTGATCCGCGAACTGGCGGACTTCGAACAGCTCAGCCACCTGGTGCAGACCACGCCCGAGAAGCTGATGCCCCACCTCTTCGGCGAGCGCCCGGTGGCCGAGTGTCTGGTGGCGGAGGTGGATGGGAACGTGGTGGCTTTTGCGCTCTTCTTCACCAACTTCTCCACCTTCCTGTGCCAACCCGGGCTGTACCTGGAAGACCTCTATGTGCAGCCGGGCCACCGTGGGCAGGGCATCGCGAAGGCGCTGCTGCAGCGCCTGGGCCAACTGGCCGTGGAACGCGGCTGCGGCCGTTTCGAGTGGAGCGTGCTGGACTGGAACGCCAACGCCATCGCCTTCTACGAACGCATGGGCGCCACGGTGCTGCCGGACTGGCGCATCTGCCGGGTGACGGGCGAGGCACTCAGCGCGCTGGCGGCTTGAGGACCGTTGCTGCCGGAAGCGGACGGATGAGCGCGTTCAGCGCGGGCAATCACCGCTGATCACGCGCGCGGCCAGCCAGGGCAGGGCCAGCAGGCCGGCGGGCGAAGTGTCGCGCAGGCAGTCGCTCTTGGCCGACTGCCCAACCCCTTCGGACAGGCGCTGCGCCTGGGTGCGCGGCACGATGCCGGTGGCCGAGGCCGCGCGCTCGGACAGCAGGGGTTGGCGGGCCGCCTCGCGGATGGCGGCCTGGGTGGCCGCGTTGTCCAGCAGCCGCCCGCGGGATGGGGCGGGCGCCGATGGCGCCGGCGCCGTGGCTGGCGGAGCCTCCGCCGCGGGGGCCGACCACTGCAGCGGCGCGGTTGGCGGCGCGTCGGGGCGCTCCGCGGCCGGCGCCCCGGGGCGCACCTGGGCCGGTGCAACTTGGGCCGGTGCAACTTGGGCCGGTGCCACTTGGGCCGGTGCCACTTGGGCCGGTGCCGCCAGCGGCCGGGTCGGCTCGCGCCGAGGCGATGCCGCGGCCGGCACCGGCGCCGGCAAGTTCAGCCACACCAGCGGTGACGTGGCGGCGAGCGGCACGGCGACTTCGGTCTGGTGCAGGGCCTGCCGCCACAGCCCCAGCAAGGCCAGGTGCAGGGCCAGCACGCCCAGCCAGCCGCGGC
This sequence is a window from Ideonella dechloratans. Protein-coding genes within it:
- a CDS encoding GNAT family N-acetyltransferase, with protein sequence MTQIHVLRAAEPRDVPAIVGLIRELADFEQLSHLVQTTPEKLMPHLFGERPVAECLVAEVDGNVVAFALFFTNFSTFLCQPGLYLEDLYVQPGHRGQGIAKALLQRLGQLAVERGCGRFEWSVLDWNANAIAFYERMGATVLPDWRICRVTGEALSALAA
- a CDS encoding alpha/beta fold hydrolase, with translation MTPADPSAAAAPKPAPMYQPRRAPSHRWVNIRGLEYHISQWGDPSLVTAQRPPLLLCHGFMDIGASFQFLVDAMADHEGENRYILAMDWRGFGRTRGPATDAYWFPDYLADLDALLCCEALGLDGKRPVDLLGHSMGGNIVMNYAGVQPARVRRLVNLEGFGLPRAEASEAPSRMARWLNHLRHPRPLRTFAGVTGVKARLQENNPRLPDERALWLAHQWAEPGSDGQWHILADEAHKNINPLVYRVEEVLACWARITAPVLWVEGAESETSRWWGDRFPREEFEARLAVVGWLERHTLAGASHMLHHDQPDALARHLQAFLDLP
- a CDS encoding sodium:solute symporter family protein, which encodes MSFRRRLHALYLGYTVCFLLFLLGMGLLERWGVAHQYIGFIFLAAPLVIYAVVGVLGRTTDPSEYYVAGRRVPALYNGMAVGADWLSAASFIGLAGTLYLSGYGGLAFVMGWTGGFVLVALLLAPYLRKFGQFTIPDFLGTRYQGQLPRFIGLVATILCSFVYVVAQIYGVGLITTRLTSIASFEIGIFLGLGGVLVCSFLGGMRAITWTQVAQYIVLIFAYLVPVIWLSVNQTGVPVPQWASSLQLPAVSQAEARLEADPGEQEVIRLLRDQARVLEYKIAHADTALQADRDKAWREVEALKRSRAPQYEIQAAERALAQLPATSAQAMAQWKTERDDLLARARPLGGMPEHAAQFDGNPDGTPAEQARYDASRRNFLALVFCLMVGTAGLPHILMRFYTTPSVREARASVGWSLLFIVLLYMTAPALAVLIKYQIFTHVVGTRFDALPAWIANWSRVDPSLLSVSDINHDGVLQLGELHIGSDILVLAMPEIAGLPYVLTGLVAAGGLAAALSTADGLLLTISNALSHDFYYRMVSPRAISSRRVMLSKLLLLLVALCAAWVASQKPANILFLVSAAFSLAASAFFPALVLGVFWKRANRWGAVAGMLSGLGVTFWYMVTTHPWLRGLFGIRSPVQLWWDIDPISAGVFGVPVGFAGIILVSLLTPPPPPEVREFVERLRYPRYD